The following proteins come from a genomic window of Streptococcus pneumoniae:
- the trpB gene encoding tryptophan synthase subunit beta, with translation MAYQEPNKDGFYGKFGGRFVPETLMTAVLELEKAYRESQADPSFQEELNQLLRQYVGRETPLYYAKNLTQHIGGAKIYLKREDLNHTGAHKINNALGQVWLAKRMGKKKIIAETGAGQHGVATATAAALFNMECTIYMGEEDVKRQALNVFRMELLGAKVEAVTDGSRVLKDAVNAALRSWVANIDDTHYILGSALGPHPFPEIVRDFQSVIGREAKQQYRDMTGQDLPDALVACVGGGSNAIGLFHPFVEDESVAMYGTEAAGLGVDTEHHAATLTKGRPGVLHGSLMDVLQDAHGQILEAFSISAGLDYPGIGPEHSHYHDIKRASYVPVTDEEALEGFQLLSRVEGIIPALESSHAIAFAVKLAKELGPEKSMIVCLSGRGDKDVVQVKDRLEADAAKKGEAHA, from the coding sequence ATGGCATATCAGGAACCAAATAAAGATGGATTTTACGGAAAATTCGGCGGACGTTTTGTCCCAGAAACATTGATGACAGCAGTTTTGGAGTTGGAGAAGGCCTACCGTGAAAGTCAGGCAGACCCAAGTTTCCAAGAGGAATTAAACCAGCTTTTGCGCCAGTACGTAGGACGTGAAACTCCTCTTTATTACGCAAAAAACTTGACCCAGCATATCGGCGGAGCCAAGATTTATCTCAAACGGGAAGACCTTAACCATACAGGAGCCCACAAGATTAACAATGCCTTAGGACAAGTTTGGCTTGCCAAACGCATGGGTAAAAAGAAAATTATCGCAGAAACGGGTGCTGGTCAGCACGGTGTGGCAACTGCAACTGCTGCGGCCCTCTTTAACATGGAATGTACCATCTACATGGGTGAGGAAGATGTCAAACGCCAAGCCCTCAATGTCTTCCGTATGGAGCTTTTGGGAGCTAAGGTCGAGGCCGTGACAGATGGTTCGCGCGTGCTCAAGGATGCGGTCAATGCAGCCCTTCGTTCATGGGTAGCTAATATCGATGATACCCACTATATCCTTGGTTCTGCCTTGGGGCCTCATCCATTTCCAGAAATCGTTCGTGACTTCCAAAGTGTCATCGGTCGAGAGGCTAAACAACAGTACCGCGATATGACAGGTCAAGATCTGCCAGATGCCCTAGTAGCCTGTGTTGGTGGTGGGTCGAATGCTATCGGGCTCTTCCATCCCTTTGTAGAAGATGAGTCAGTAGCTATGTATGGAACTGAAGCAGCAGGGCTTGGTGTGGATACAGAGCACCACGCTGCTACCTTGACCAAGGGTCGTCCGGGTGTTCTTCACGGTTCTCTCATGGATGTGCTCCAAGATGCCCATGGTCAAATTCTTGAAGCCTTCTCTATCTCAGCAGGTTTGGACTATCCTGGTATTGGTCCAGAACATTCTCACTACCACGATATCAAACGTGCCAGCTATGTCCCTGTGACAGATGAAGAAGCCTTGGAAGGATTCCAACTCTTGTCTCGTGTGGAAGGGATTATCCCAGCCTTGGAATCTAGCCATGCTATCGCTTTTGCGGTGAAATTGGCCAAAGAACTTGGACCAGAAAAGTCTATGATTGTCTGCCTATCAGGTCGTGGGGACAAGGATGTGGTTCAAGTCAAAGACCGCTTGGAAGCAGATGCAGCAAAGAAGGGAGAAGCTCATGCCTAA
- the trpA gene encoding tryptophan synthase subunit alpha, with translation MPKTLTEKLNAIKAAGKGIFVPYIMAGDHEKGLDGLAETIHFLEDLGVSAIEVGIPFSDPVADGPVIEEAGLRSLAHGTSTQALVETLKTIETEIPLVIMTYFNPLFQYGVENFVKDLADTAVKGLIIPDLPHEHANFVEPFLADTDIALIPLVSLTTGIERQKELIEGAEGFVYAVAINGVTGKSGNYRADLDKHLAQLHQVADIPVLTGFGVSSQADLERFNAVSDGVIVGSKIVKALHQGEPIQDFIRQAVAYQK, from the coding sequence ATGCCTAAGACACTAACAGAAAAATTGAATGCTATTAAAGCAGCTGGAAAAGGAATTTTTGTTCCCTATATCATGGCTGGTGACCACGAGAAAGGTTTGGACGGTCTTGCTGAAACAATTCACTTTTTAGAAGATTTGGGTGTCTCTGCAATTGAAGTGGGTATTCCCTTTTCAGACCCTGTTGCAGATGGACCTGTTATCGAAGAAGCTGGCTTGCGCAGTTTAGCCCACGGGACCTCTACCCAGGCTTTAGTTGAAACCTTGAAAACCATTGAAACAGAGATTCCACTGGTCATCATGACCTACTTCAACCCCCTCTTTCAGTACGGTGTGGAGAACTTTGTCAAAGATCTGGCTGATACAGCTGTGAAGGGCTTGATTATCCCAGACTTGCCTCATGAACATGCCAACTTTGTAGAACCATTTTTGGCAGATACAGATATCGCCTTGATTCCTTTAGTAAGCTTGACCACAGGAATTGAGCGCCAGAAAGAGTTGATTGAAGGCGCGGAGGGATTCGTCTATGCCGTTGCCATCAATGGGGTGACAGGGAAATCAGGCAATTACCGTGCAGATTTGGACAAGCACTTGGCGCAACTTCATCAAGTGGCCGACATCCCAGTCTTGACAGGTTTTGGTGTATCTAGTCAAGCCGATCTGGAACGCTTCAATGCGGTGTCAGATGGTGTTATCGTCGGTTCGAAAATAGTAAAAGCTCTCCACCAAGGAGAGCCGATTCAGGATTTTATCAGACAAGCAGTAGCTTACCAAAAATAA